The Geotoga petraea genome segment CTCAGATATAATTCTTTCAGAAGTTTTTTTACCTATACCAGGTAAGCTGGATAAACCTTTTATATCACTGTTTTCTATCATCATGGCTATATTTTCTGCGTCATTTGTAAAGGTTATTTTTGCGGCTGTTTTAGGACCTATTTTCGAAACTTTTTTTAAAGATTGGAAGACTTTTTCTTCTATTTGATCTTTGAAAGTATATAAAGCCATGTTATATTCACTCATCTCAAAAGAAGCATAAAAATTGTAAGTCTCGCCTGTTTCAACATCTTTGGTTATTCTAAAAGAAGGGAAGGCCTCTAAAGTTAGTGCCC includes the following:
- the ruvA gene encoding Holliday junction branch migration protein RuvA; this encodes MLKKIKGKVISVEKDSILIEVGALTLEAFPSFRITKDVETGETYNFYASFEMSEYNMALYTFKDQIEEKVFQSLKKVSKIGPKTAAKITFTNDAENIAMMIENSDIKGLSSLPGIGKKTSERIISELNGEFEGYEIKQVNDKTTDVIEALEALGFDRGKILKVLKKVDTENKPVEELIKICLAEIK